In the genome of Arvicola amphibius chromosome 2, mArvAmp1.2, whole genome shotgun sequence, the window AAGATGAAGGGGTTCAGGAGAGGGGTTACCACAGACACCAGTAACAAAGCCACCCTGTTGTACTCGGCTGCCTGCGTTTGCTTGGGCTTCGCGTAGAGGAAAAAGCAGCTGCCATAGCCAATGGTAACAAACGTGAAGTGGGAAGCACAGGTGGAGAAGGCTTTCTTCCGGTCAGAGGCTGAAGGAATCTTGAGGATGGTGGAGATGATATAGGTGTAGGAGACAATTGTTGGAATTAGGGAtccaataataatgaaaacagccaTTAGGAAAAGAATGAACTCTGTGAGAAAGGTGTCATCACAAGATAGTTTGAGCAGTTGACCTCGGTCACAGTAAAAATGATCCAACAGATTTGATTTGCAGAGAGTAAATTGGAATGTGGCATAGACTGGCCAGATTTCAGAAAGGAAACCAAATACCCAGGACACAGTCACTACCAGGATGCAAGTACGACTGTTCATGATGACACTATACCTCAAAGGGTTGCAGACCGCCACGTAACGGTCCACAGCCATTGCTCCTAGTATTGCAAACTCAGTAGTCCCTAAAGAGAGATAAAGGAAGAGTTGAACAACACATTCAGTCAGAGAGATTGTCTGGGTTCCAGGGAGCAGCAGTCCCCAAAGCATCATGGGAACAATTGCTGTTGTTACCAGGATCTCCAGGAGAGAGGTGGGCAAGGAAAAAATACATGGGGGACTGTAGACGTTTATCAACACAGACGACCATGATGATGATCATGTTTCCCAACAGTGTCActgaatagaaggagaagaatatgGTAAAAAGAACATGGCGTAGTTCCTGGGACCCAGGGAAGCCTAGCAGGCAGAATTCTGTAGCACTAGAGAGATTGTCCATCACTAGATTTTAACTTTTGTTTCCAAGTTTGAAATCTGTACCAAACTAATCCTTCTGGTCATGAGATTGTCCTTCTTCCTCATGGATTAACTGTACCAGAAGACAACAGCATTCCAGACAAAGGTTAAAGCATAGAACTTTGAATACCTGTTTGCCACaatatcacacagagaaatccagaggCCAACAGGACAAAGGTCGGCGTTTAGGGCCAGTGTTCTTGCCATCctcagattttaaaacatttcaaaacatcAATATTTCTACATGAAAACTCTGGGATGTTGATGATTTCTCAAGGcagagtcatttttttctaaccTTGTTTTCCCTCAAAAGccctaaaaataatgaaagatgaCAGCTGGTACAGTTAAGATGCCAAAATATCAGAggctttgtttcttatttcttttatcttcttaaCTGTCACCCCCTCAAAACCTTCTTTccaaaacccttccccaaacaAGACAGCATGCTTGTCAGTAAACTCCACTTTTCTTCATAGTACTTATTACCTGATATCATGagtataactatttattcttctccTTTAATATTAAACAACACAACAAAGAAGCAGACAAGTGGAAAATCCCTACCATGTGGAATTTATATTTAAGGGGAATATATGTGTTTAAAAATGCACAAAGAAAGTAGAATACATAATAATTAATTCACTCATAGTACCCTGTAAAAAAGATGACTAggagatttaattttatttatttttcaattatgacATTAGAATATTAATTCTATGAAAGCAACATCTTCAAACCAGTGTTCTAAGACTGGAATATACAATTTACAATATATAACTTAtacaattatttatataatgtatttttgacCCCCATAAGCAGTTTGGGATTTTTCAGCTGATGAGTATATAGGTGGGTGATATAAGTCATTCTTGTCTGGGACAAGTCTAGCACAACCATATCCCCTCAGCCCTACACACCTTAGCTTTGCCTCCTGTCTCCCTGCCCTTCCTTTAATTACTCTCTCGATTTCTCAGTGGCTGTTTTACTAATGGACAGGCTCAGACTTCAAGGCTAGAATGGTTGGAAGGGATCGATATCTGCTGTGCTTTCATAGCCTTTGGATACtagcagaaaatgaagaaaacagacaaagcaaGGAGAAGCTCTCTGATTAGTCTTAGAGCAGCACAGGGCTAAAAGAGCATGCTGTGTGAAGGACTTGGGCTTATCCAGTCCACTCTGCAGCTTCCTTCCCCCGTCCACAGCTCCATTGTCTTCTGCTTTTACAAGACATCCAAGTCCCAGATGGCCCACCCCCAATCCCTCTAGCTTCTCCTTCACAGAGGCAGAACTTGAAGAAATCACTGACCCCTTCAGAGGGGCTTTATGTTGCTTCTGATGTTCTATGGACTCAACAGAAACAAATTCCTGCCTGCCTGGAACCTACACTCATGGTGAGGAGAGCGGTGTGATCTACAGGAGCTTAGGAAGAAGTCTAGCAATAGAAGTCCTGTATAGATTTGAGAATttgttctcttccctccccccacttccctccttctcaagggATCTTAGTCACTGAGATTTATCTTCTTAATTAACCCAAGCTCAGTGAGTTCCCTCAACAATCCATCTGGGGAGATATAGGGAAAAAGTTTTAGTTATCTTTGTTCTTAGCCAATTAGGTTTCAGAACTTTTCTAAGTCTTTTAGGAACAAACCCTGAAATCTTGTTGATGCGGCACTTCTTAATCTAAGGTTGCCTTCCCACCAGGACCCCAAACCTGTCGTCTGGAATGTGTGTCAGCCTCAAGCAGTCCCGTCTTCTCAGTTCATTATCTCAGGCTCCTCCCATGATCCTAAGTTTTCAGAACCCGAATCAGCACCATCCATGACACTGCAAATTTTTCTGGAAAATAAATGCTGATATTTCCCAATGCCTATATCCCAAGCTCAGTGAAAGCCTCCATCTGTAGTGGGAACTGTGCAGCCTAGTCTCAGATTCACCTGTCCAGTGGGTTTCCTGGGGACAAGGCACCTGTGGAAAGTTCTCTCACTTGGCAAGGACAGCATCGAAATTTGCAAAATTCATGCAACTTGCAGGCTCTTTTCTCCCTCATTATGTTGGTGATTCTTTGGGCGGTTTTCATTTCACTTTGTCGGTCCCACATGCAACAGCTGtaattttctctgaaaattctgttctttcttgagTTATTTTCCCCCAAGACTCACCAGGACCTAATGTTTCTCAAATCTTTTTATCTGGAATTACTGATTATAACTCCTAATCCTGGAAATTTTTCTGACTCAATAGAGACAGGTACGTATGAAAAAACAGCACATGGAACACTAACCATTTCTCGCAGTTCTGGAAAGGGGAGTAGGGCCTGCATCCACGAAATAAGGAAAAGACTTTGAAATGCACATAGTATCTACTGTTGAGAGTAAGCTCCTCAGACACCAAGCACACAGAATCAATGAGAGGATATAGTATTATCCAATGGggaaaatgtaatgtaaaatatGGCCTGATAGATCAATCTCTTACTCTACAGATGAGCTTATATTGGCGAAAGAAGTATGGTATAGTAAGTAGGGTAAAGAAGGCCTTATCGAAGTCTGCCTTTCACAAACTGAGACACTGTTCCCTCTTATAGAAAAGGGAACTGTGTAAAAGCATATCTTGCAGAGATGAAAGAATAGTTTGGGTTTGAATATTATTGTCCTTAAAGCAGTGAGTGTACCCATgtctattactttttaactttgtaaccACAAGTAGCTGCCAGCTGACATGTGTGTTGAGAGAGCAGGATGTGTCTGGCTTGATATTTAGTTAAGCCTACAAAAATGCCGAACTCTTTGTCTAGCTAAGATTATGTAGGGGATGGGAAAATGTATTTGAGGAAGCATAAAGGGGAGCAATAGGTGTTTTCATAATGATTACGATGTATTCCTTAAATATGATGTATTTCTTAAAGTCAAAAATAGTAGCCAATAATAAAACTGTTCATGTAACCCTGCTAAGAAAAACTCTGTTGAATTATGAAGATGGCTCAAGCTATTTGGGGCCACTTGAGTACAATCCACCTGGTGGTCAGAAAGGGGGCCAACACCCTCTCCCTGCCTGAGGACCTGTACCCAAGCCCAGGCAGGCCCCTGGCATATGTATGTTTCCAGTGGATTGCACAGTACTGTGACTGTACAGAATATTGCGGAGAAGCTCTACCAGCAAGTCTACTTACACACTATAGAATGCCTTGGATTTTCCCTCTTCTAAATATATGTACGTCAGCATGTGCTTCAGCGAGATTCTTGCCATCACTTTTCCTGTGGTGTGTTGCTGAGTCCCAGCTGGACCACTTCCAAGTGGGGAGAGCAGAAGGAAGCCTCTGCAGACAGCTATGCTCACAACCTGGAGGAGCTGACAAAATGCAAATCAGAAATCTgtttggtgctggagagagcAGAAAATGTGTGCGTTATAAAACATTTGTCTGAGTTTAGGTTCTCATTTTAAGTATGCCTATTCATTCTGAAATGTCAATTGGCACCTAAGGGGATAAATTGggaataattttctttcctgatttttttacATTGCTAAAGCCCAACCAGCTTGCTATGTAATTTTAGAGAGCATTTCTAACTATGGATCtccatattcttttaaaatgagtgCTGTGAAAATCTGTTGAAcaacctttcctctctccttaaCAACATGTAAGAGACATAGTTCCCTAAAAACATGTATTATTGCACCCTTTCCTTTAACATAATATTCAGTTATACTCATGTTTGATTCTTCACTGgcaaatatattatttatcaatttctgtggttttctatgggttttgtttttaaatgataccTTCAGTACTCttagatatttataaatatatacacaattaaaatttttttcaggaaTAAATTTCTACCGTTGCAATTTCTAAGtcaaaatgtagaggagttaaaaCTATTGCTTTCATCTGGTGCAAAATTACATTCCAACAAGTTTGGATTCATTCCCTTTTGTACCTGACCCACTATAAAGTGAGGtacaattaaaattttgttttaattatgaattttagaaaacaaattaatgTACCCTAGTAAAGAAACCACTTGGTGAAActgataaaatgaaaaatcttttGATCAATAAGAAGTACCTAAactaattcaaaaataaatagaactgaATATCCTTATGTATGTTAAACAAATGAAATTCATTGCTAAAACCTTCCTACACAGAGAACTGCAGATCCAGATGGCTTGACTGATATATCCTATcaaatatttaagttaaaaaaatcagGCGAACCTACACTTCTAGTCTTCTAGCAAGTTGAGAAGGGAACACTTTCAAATTAGTCTCATTAGGTCAGAATGATCTCTACACCAAGGGCATCACAGAAAATCAGTCTCCTTAGCAATATTAGAATGAGCACAGGCGAGCATGAAAAGTTCCGAATCTAGCAGAAAGCAAGGACAACCCATAGTTAAAGTGTTGTGACTTATCCTAAAAATTCAAAGCTTATTTAACATAAAGTGATAAATCACGTAATTCAGCATGTTAGCAGAATCAAAGGAGGGAAACTATATTGACCATTTCTTGACGGTCAGGAAGAACACAGGAAGTAAATGCACATCCACTCATCCAGAGTTCTGAGCAAATTAGAAACAGAATAAATCTTCCCTAAACTGTTAACTAAAGccaataaaaaaaacccactaacaCTAAATACCTCCAATTTTATTAATGAAAGACTTAATACTGTCCTTATAATTTGGGAATTGACTTGAAGATCTCTATTCTGAGCACTACTATTGAACAATGTATTATAAGTTTTATCCAATTCAATaacataagaaaattaaataaaaaccttcagttaggaaataaaaaggagattataatttataaatgagaaatgaGATAGTCTTAAAATTTGAGATCCATAAATCCACTAAATAATAATTATCAAAGTCACAGAATAAAAGATATATGTACAAAAACCTATAATACCTCAGTACCTTATCaatttattataaatgaaaaatattaaatatgaaagcaTGAAGAAAACTGAGGGATTTACTTACCACACTATATGTAAAACATATATCTAACATTATGAAATCCTGCTGAGACAAATGAGACCTAAATAGATGGTCAAATATTCTATTTTCATACATTAGAAGACTCCA includes:
- the LOC119807374 gene encoding LOW QUALITY PROTEIN: olfactory receptor 9A4-like (The sequence of the model RefSeq protein was modified relative to this genomic sequence to represent the inferred CDS: inserted 2 bases in 1 codon): MDNLSSATEFCLLGFPGSQELRHVLFTIFFSFYSVTLLGNMIIIMVVCVDKRLQSPMYFFLAHLSXLEILVTTAIVPMMLWGLLLPGTQTISLTECVVQLFLYLSLGTTEFAILGAMAVDRYVAVCNPLRYSVIMNSRTCILVVTVSWVFGFLSEIWPVYATFQFTLCKSNLLDHFYCDRGQLLKLSCDDTFLTEFILFLMAVFIIIGSLIPTIVSYTYIISTILKIPSASDRKKAFSTCASHFTFVTIGYGSCFFLYAKPKQTQAAEYNRVALLLVSVVTPLLNPFIFTLRNDKVQDTLRDGVKHCPLLFRNELFS